One Paracidovorax avenae ATCC 19860 genomic region harbors:
- a CDS encoding phosphoethanolamine transferase: MLQRLTSLRLHPVQLGWFAALFFATLGNAVLWRTLWSTVEVDSLRSLWFFISLPVFLFCLLNLLLTAVLAVPYVRKPLLALLVVVSAVCSYFMLHYNVLIDRGMVQNAFETNRAELTSYISAPLVLTILVLGVLPAAAMVLPPTGSNGRPLHGALWWLGNVLATLAVLAAVTMAFYKDYASLLRNHRQIRDQVLPFNFVRNANGYLKRRFIAKRQVLRSVGEDAVRPAAAAGGRPLLLLIVVGETARAQNFQLNGYPRATNPSLSRREGIISFRHVASCGTATAISLPCMFSRMGRGQYDGVRAATEENLLDILRRTGMHILWRNNNNGGCKGVCERVDTDDMPALKPSGHCTNPDGTCHDDVLLHQLGARIDAMQGDALIVLHQLGSHGPAYFERYPAQDKVFAPTCDTNQIQKCSSEALVNTYDNTLVHTDRVLDMAIDLLQRHADERDVAMLYVSDHGESLGERGMYLHGTPYPIAPGEQTQVPMVMWFSPAFAQRARLDLACLRANASREDYSHDNLYHSVLGLLDVRSSVYQTGLDLFAPCRQPAPAAPHTIATARAAQGA; encoded by the coding sequence GTGCTCCAACGTCTGACATCCCTCCGGCTCCACCCGGTGCAACTGGGCTGGTTCGCCGCCCTGTTCTTCGCCACCCTGGGCAACGCCGTGCTGTGGCGAACGCTGTGGTCCACCGTGGAAGTGGACAGCCTGCGCAGCCTGTGGTTCTTCATCAGCCTGCCGGTCTTCCTGTTCTGTCTTCTGAACCTGCTGCTCACCGCGGTACTCGCCGTGCCGTATGTGCGCAAGCCGCTCCTGGCGCTGCTGGTCGTGGTGAGCGCGGTTTGCAGCTACTTCATGCTGCACTACAACGTGCTGATCGACCGCGGCATGGTGCAGAACGCCTTCGAGACCAACCGGGCGGAACTCACGTCGTACATCTCCGCCCCGCTGGTGCTCACCATCCTGGTGCTGGGTGTACTGCCCGCCGCCGCGATGGTCCTGCCGCCGACCGGATCGAACGGGCGCCCGCTGCACGGCGCGCTGTGGTGGCTGGGCAATGTCCTCGCGACCCTGGCCGTGCTGGCCGCGGTGACCATGGCGTTCTACAAGGATTACGCCTCGCTGCTGCGCAACCACCGGCAGATCAGGGACCAGGTACTGCCGTTCAACTTCGTGCGCAACGCCAACGGCTACCTGAAACGCAGGTTCATCGCGAAGCGGCAGGTGCTGCGCTCCGTCGGCGAAGACGCCGTGCGCCCGGCGGCCGCCGCGGGCGGGCGGCCCCTGCTCCTGTTGATCGTGGTGGGAGAAACCGCGCGGGCGCAGAACTTCCAGCTCAACGGCTATCCGCGTGCGACCAATCCGTCGCTGTCGCGGCGCGAAGGCATCATCAGCTTCAGGCATGTGGCGTCCTGCGGCACTGCCACGGCCATTTCCCTGCCCTGCATGTTCTCCCGCATGGGACGGGGCCAATACGATGGCGTGCGTGCGGCGACCGAGGAAAACCTGCTCGACATCCTGCGCCGCACCGGCATGCACATCCTCTGGCGCAACAACAACAATGGCGGCTGCAAAGGAGTGTGCGAGCGCGTGGACACCGACGACATGCCCGCCCTGAAGCCCTCCGGACACTGCACCAACCCGGACGGCACCTGCCATGACGATGTGCTGCTGCACCAGCTGGGCGCGCGCATCGATGCCATGCAGGGCGACGCGCTCATCGTTCTGCACCAGCTCGGCAGCCACGGGCCCGCGTACTTCGAGCGCTATCCCGCGCAGGACAAGGTCTTCGCCCCCACCTGCGATACCAACCAGATCCAGAAGTGCAGCAGCGAGGCACTGGTCAACACCTACGACAACACCCTCGTCCACACCGACAGGGTGCTGGACATGGCCATCGACCTGCTGCAACGCCATGCGGATGAGCGCGACGTGGCCATGCTCTACGTCTCCGACCACGGCGAATCGCTCGGAGAACGCGGGATGTACCTGCATGGCACGCCCTACCCCATCGCGCCCGGCGAACAGACGCAGGTGCCCATGGTGATGTGGTTCTCCCCGGCCTTCGCGCAGCGGGCCCGCCTCGATCTGGCCTGCCTGCGCGCCAATGCGTCCCGCGAGGACTACAGCCACGACAACCTCTATCACTCCGTGCTGGGGCTGCTGGATGTCCGCAGCAGTGTGTACCAGACCGGGCTGGACCTCTTCGCTCCCTGCCGCCAGCCGGCACCTGCAGCTCCGCACACCATCGCAACAGCACGGGCCGCACAAGGCGCCTGA
- the icd gene encoding NADP-dependent isocitrate dehydrogenase, translated as MTSYQHIKVPAEGQKITVNADMSLNVPDQPIIPYIEGDGTGFDITPVMLKVVDAAVAKAYGGKRKIHWMEVFAGEKSTKVYGPDVWLPEETLHAVRDYVVSIKGPLTTPVGGGIRSLNVALRQELDLYVCLRPIQYFKGVPSPVKEPEKTNMVIFRENSEDIYAGIEFEAESDKAKKLIKILQEEFGVKKIRFPETSGIGVKPVSKEGTQRLVRKAIQYAIDNDKPSVTIVHKGNIMKFTEGGFRDWAYDLAAKEFGAELIDGGPWMKFKNPRTGKEITVKDSIADAFLQQILLRPAEYSVIATLNLNGDYVSDALAAQVGGIGIAPGANLSDSVAMFEATHGTAPKYAGKDYVNPGSEILSAEMMLRHMGWTEAADIIISSMEKSILSKKVTYDFARLMEGATQVSCSGFGQVMIDNM; from the coding sequence ATGACCAGCTACCAGCACATCAAGGTCCCTGCCGAAGGCCAGAAGATCACCGTCAATGCCGACATGTCCCTGAACGTGCCGGACCAGCCCATCATTCCCTACATCGAGGGTGACGGTACCGGCTTCGACATCACCCCCGTGATGCTGAAAGTGGTGGACGCTGCCGTGGCCAAGGCCTACGGCGGCAAGCGCAAGATCCACTGGATGGAAGTCTTCGCCGGCGAGAAGTCCACGAAGGTGTACGGCCCCGACGTCTGGCTGCCGGAAGAAACCCTGCACGCCGTGCGCGACTACGTCGTGTCCATCAAGGGCCCGCTGACGACGCCCGTGGGCGGCGGCATCCGCTCGCTGAACGTGGCGCTGCGCCAGGAGCTCGACCTCTACGTCTGCCTGCGCCCCATCCAGTACTTCAAGGGCGTTCCCTCGCCCGTGAAGGAACCCGAGAAGACCAACATGGTGATCTTCCGCGAGAACTCGGAAGACATCTATGCCGGCATCGAGTTCGAAGCCGAGTCCGACAAGGCAAAGAAGCTCATCAAGATCCTGCAGGAAGAGTTCGGCGTCAAGAAGATCCGCTTCCCCGAGACCTCCGGCATCGGCGTGAAGCCCGTGTCCAAGGAAGGCACGCAGCGCCTGGTGCGCAAGGCCATCCAGTACGCCATCGACAACGACAAGCCCAGCGTGACCATCGTCCACAAGGGCAACATCATGAAGTTCACGGAAGGCGGCTTCCGTGACTGGGCCTACGACCTGGCTGCCAAGGAATTCGGCGCCGAACTCATCGACGGCGGCCCGTGGATGAAGTTCAAGAACCCGCGCACCGGCAAGGAAATCACGGTCAAGGACAGCATCGCCGACGCGTTCCTGCAGCAGATCCTGCTGCGCCCCGCCGAGTACAGCGTGATCGCCACGCTGAACCTGAACGGCGACTACGTCTCCGACGCGCTGGCAGCCCAGGTGGGCGGCATCGGCATCGCCCCCGGTGCCAACCTGTCCGACTCCGTCGCCATGTTCGAAGCCACGCACGGCACGGCGCCGAAGTACGCCGGCAAGGACTACGTGAACCCCGGTTCCGAAATCCTTTCCGCCGAAATGATGCTGCGCCACATGGGCTGGACCGAAGCGGCCGACATCATCATCAGCTCGATGGAAAAGTCCATCCTGAGCAAGAAGGTGACGTACGACTTCGCCCGCCTGATGGAAGGCGCGACGCAGGTGAGCTGCTCGGGCTTCGGCCAGGTGATGATCGACAACATGTAA
- a CDS encoding molybdopterin-dependent oxidoreductase: MRKRSFLTHLGLAGMLPAGSALAHAPAQPQPALLTVAGAIQHPNRGALNPTADLLAAKQGVQFSQARSFDAAALQHLPAVSITPTLEYDGQRHTLEGPLLSTVLAAAGAPTQGSATVVLRAVDGYNASLTVADADRYRMIVALRMDGAPLPLGGLGPQWAVYDADNLPQFKDKPLKERFALAPWGLYLIEVR, from the coding sequence ATGCGCAAACGCAGTTTCCTGACCCACCTCGGCCTCGCCGGCATGCTGCCCGCCGGTTCGGCGCTGGCCCATGCGCCTGCCCAGCCCCAGCCCGCGCTGCTCACCGTGGCCGGTGCGATCCAGCATCCCAACCGCGGGGCATTGAACCCCACGGCGGACCTGCTGGCCGCCAAGCAGGGAGTGCAGTTCAGCCAGGCCCGCAGCTTCGATGCCGCGGCGCTGCAGCACCTGCCGGCCGTCTCCATCACCCCCACGCTCGAGTACGACGGCCAGCGCCACACCCTCGAAGGTCCGCTGCTCTCCACCGTGCTCGCGGCAGCCGGCGCACCGACCCAGGGCTCGGCCACCGTGGTGCTGCGCGCCGTGGACGGCTACAACGCCTCCCTGACCGTCGCCGACGCGGACCGTTACCGCATGATCGTCGCGCTGCGCATGGACGGCGCCCCCCTGCCCCTCGGCGGGCTGGGCCCCCAGTGGGCGGTCTACGATGCGGACAACCTGCCGCAGTTCAAGGACAAGCCGCTCAAGGAGCGTTTCGCGCTGGCTCCCTGGGGCCTCTATCTGATCGAAGTACGCTAG
- a CDS encoding ribonuclease E inhibitor RraB, whose product MPTPPELLASLEGSDDPDALVLLQMAHVGADLRQPHSPEFAFEADDEASALALAHELAALDYSVQLHAPDAENPGYQVIAQKHMLLELSALNILSQEFEALAERHAAVYDGWGAEIVE is encoded by the coding sequence ATGCCCACACCTCCCGAACTCCTGGCTTCCCTGGAAGGAAGCGATGATCCAGACGCTCTGGTGCTGCTCCAGATGGCTCATGTCGGCGCGGATTTGCGCCAGCCGCACTCGCCGGAGTTCGCGTTCGAGGCCGATGACGAAGCGTCGGCGCTGGCGTTGGCCCATGAACTGGCGGCGCTCGATTACTCGGTGCAATTGCATGCACCCGACGCGGAAAATCCTGGCTACCAGGTCATTGCCCAAAAACACATGCTGCTCGAGCTGAGCGCTTTGAACATTCTTTCGCAGGAATTCGAAGCGCTGGCAGAACGGCATGCGGCGGTCTATGACGGGTGGGGTGCGGAGATCGTCGAGTGA
- a CDS encoding methyl-accepting chemotaxis protein, whose protein sequence is MRFSARLTICFIAPAALFAAAIGASVWGSSRTQGEFDRYMATDQKVSDGLSEMYAQGLQSGQALRNAVLDPANARAYENLNAAKEAFRKALEETAAAAAGTPFSRNLESIATLRERQVVAADKVLALLSSDQRAAAALLNTEETPAWRKLRAELVEQREKARAAAREAHAEAQARGREAVAFAAILAVLAVAVAVALGRLMHRNVQKELGGEPADARDALRRIAAGDLSVSVPATRYAGSLISELAQMQENLQKLVGQIRQASDSIQTASTEVATGNVDLSSRTEQAASSLQQTAASMEEITSTVTQSAASAATATQLASAANEVAQRGSHVVSRVVATMGEINATSTKVADIIGVIDGIAFQTNILALNAAVEAARAGEQGRGFAVVAGEVRQLAQRSAVAAREIKQLIETSVASVGSGARLVETAGTTMSELMDGVRKVGHLIGEVSTAANEQSQGIGQVNLALGQLDQMTQQNAALVEQSAAAAESMKDQAQRLAEMASRFRLGH, encoded by the coding sequence ATGCGCTTTTCCGCCCGTCTGACCATCTGCTTCATCGCGCCCGCTGCGCTGTTCGCTGCAGCGATAGGTGCGAGCGTGTGGGGTTCCTCGCGCACGCAGGGCGAATTCGACAGATACATGGCCACCGACCAGAAGGTGTCGGATGGCCTGTCGGAGATGTACGCGCAGGGTCTCCAGTCGGGACAGGCGCTGCGCAATGCCGTACTGGATCCCGCCAACGCACGCGCCTACGAAAACCTGAATGCCGCCAAGGAGGCGTTCCGCAAGGCTCTCGAGGAAACGGCGGCGGCTGCCGCCGGCACACCGTTTTCCCGCAACCTGGAGTCGATCGCGACATTGCGCGAACGGCAGGTCGTGGCAGCGGACAAGGTGCTGGCGCTGCTCTCCAGCGACCAGCGCGCCGCCGCTGCGCTGCTGAACACCGAAGAGACCCCGGCATGGCGGAAGTTGCGCGCAGAGCTCGTGGAGCAGCGCGAGAAGGCCCGGGCGGCAGCCCGGGAGGCCCATGCCGAAGCGCAGGCACGTGGCCGCGAGGCGGTGGCCTTCGCGGCCATCCTGGCCGTGCTGGCCGTCGCAGTCGCCGTGGCGCTGGGACGGCTCATGCACCGCAACGTGCAGAAGGAACTGGGTGGCGAGCCCGCGGATGCACGCGACGCGCTTCGCCGCATCGCGGCAGGCGATCTGTCGGTTTCCGTGCCTGCGACGCGGTACGCCGGCAGCCTGATCTCGGAGCTGGCCCAGATGCAGGAGAACCTGCAGAAGCTGGTCGGGCAGATCAGGCAGGCGTCCGACAGCATACAGACGGCCAGCACCGAAGTGGCCACCGGCAACGTCGATCTGAGCAGCAGGACCGAACAGGCCGCCAGCAGCCTGCAGCAGACCGCCGCCTCCATGGAGGAAATCACGAGCACGGTGACGCAGAGCGCGGCGTCTGCCGCGACGGCCACCCAACTGGCTTCGGCGGCCAATGAAGTGGCCCAGCGAGGCAGCCATGTGGTCTCGCGCGTCGTGGCGACCATGGGCGAGATCAACGCCACTTCCACCAAGGTGGCGGACATCATCGGCGTGATCGACGGTATCGCGTTCCAGACGAACATTCTTGCGCTGAATGCCGCGGTGGAGGCCGCGCGGGCCGGAGAGCAGGGACGCGGTTTCGCCGTGGTGGCGGGCGAGGTCCGGCAGCTGGCGCAGCGATCTGCCGTAGCTGCGAGGGAAATCAAGCAACTGATCGAAACCAGCGTGGCCAGCGTCGGAAGCGGTGCCCGGCTGGTGGAGACTGCCGGCACGACGATGTCTGAACTGATGGACGGTGTGCGCAAGGTCGGCCACCTGATCGGCGAAGTCAGCACCGCGGCGAACGAGCAAAGCCAGGGCATCGGACAGGTCAACCTGGCCCTGGGGCAGCTGGACCAGATGACGCAGCAGAACGCGGCCCTGGTCGAGCAATCGGCGGCCGCGGCCGAGAGCATGAAAGACCAGGCCCAAAGGCTGGCAGAAATGGCCTCGCGCTTCCGTCTGGGTCACTGA
- a CDS encoding MFS transporter produces the protein MFSIPTARWLQRRGIHYGWLVAAITFLTMLTMSAALGLPGAMLQPLSREFGWSTEQISGSLALRFALFGLLGPFAAVFMERFGLRAVMVTGLLLVGAAMALVTQATQLWQLFMLWSLLLGIGTGLTALVLGAVVANRWFVARKGLVVGVLTASAATGQLAFLPMAAWMIEHWGWRSATIPVCAGSALVALLVVALVRDRPSDLGLAPYGGEPTSIPAGAAPHSAMTLATPFRVLAEAAGHRTFWLLAGTFFICGLSTNGLVQTHFISLCGDRGMSAVPAASVLAMMGAFDFVGTVLSGWLSDRYDNRKLLFWYYGLRGLSLFWLPHSEFTFYGLGLFAMFYGLDWIATVPPTVKLTAQHFGPEKVGLVFGWIFAAHQLGAATAAWGAGLTRTLLLTYTPALYGAGAACLAAAVMAMVIGRTRAMAQTGRQGA, from the coding sequence ATGTTCTCCATCCCCACGGCGCGCTGGCTGCAGCGGCGCGGCATCCACTACGGCTGGCTGGTCGCGGCCATCACTTTCCTGACCATGCTGACCATGTCGGCTGCCCTGGGCCTGCCGGGCGCCATGCTGCAGCCGCTATCGCGCGAGTTCGGCTGGAGCACCGAGCAGATATCGGGCAGCCTGGCTCTGCGCTTTGCGCTGTTCGGCCTGCTGGGCCCGTTTGCTGCGGTATTCATGGAGCGATTCGGCCTGCGTGCCGTCATGGTGACGGGGTTACTGCTGGTCGGCGCTGCCATGGCCCTGGTCACGCAGGCCACGCAGCTGTGGCAGCTGTTCATGCTCTGGAGCCTGCTGCTGGGCATCGGTACGGGTCTGACGGCCCTGGTGCTGGGCGCCGTGGTCGCCAATCGCTGGTTCGTGGCGCGCAAGGGGCTGGTCGTCGGCGTGCTCACGGCCAGCGCGGCCACGGGCCAGCTGGCCTTCCTGCCGATGGCGGCCTGGATGATCGAGCACTGGGGCTGGCGCTCGGCCACGATCCCCGTGTGTGCAGGCAGCGCGCTGGTCGCGCTCCTGGTCGTTGCCTTGGTGCGCGACCGGCCCTCCGATCTCGGCCTGGCGCCTTATGGCGGCGAGCCCACGTCCATACCCGCAGGAGCGGCCCCGCATTCGGCCATGACGCTGGCCACGCCGTTCAGGGTGCTGGCCGAAGCCGCGGGCCACCGGACGTTCTGGCTGCTGGCGGGCACCTTCTTCATCTGCGGCCTGTCCACCAATGGCCTGGTGCAGACGCATTTCATCTCGCTGTGCGGCGACCGCGGCATGTCGGCCGTGCCGGCAGCCTCGGTGCTGGCCATGATGGGGGCCTTCGACTTCGTGGGCACGGTGCTCTCGGGCTGGCTGTCGGACCGCTATGACAACCGCAAGCTGCTGTTCTGGTACTACGGGCTGCGCGGGCTGTCGCTGTTCTGGCTGCCGCATTCGGAGTTCACCTTCTACGGCCTGGGCCTGTTCGCCATGTTCTATGGCCTGGACTGGATCGCCACCGTGCCGCCGACGGTCAAGCTCACGGCGCAGCACTTCGGTCCCGAGAAAGTGGGCCTGGTCTTCGGATGGATTTTCGCCGCCCATCAACTGGGCGCCGCCACGGCCGCATGGGGGGCGGGCCTGACCCGCACGCTGCTGCTGACCTATACGCCCGCGCTGTATGGCGCGGGGGCGGCCTGCCTGGCGGCGGCCGTGATGGCGATGGTGATCGGGCGGACGCGTGCGATGGCCCAAACAGGGCGGCAAGGCGCCTAG
- a CDS encoding H-NS histone family protein, which produces MKSLKTLLAEQAALDAEIAREKKQAAAQALSQIQALIAEFGFTAQQVFPWQPVKKHVPAKYLDPKTGATWTGRGKPPAWIAGKDRDQFLIEKTVTQPAQQGPFLAEMAAAAAAARNQRR; this is translated from the coding sequence ATGAAGAGTTTGAAAACGCTGCTTGCAGAGCAAGCAGCCTTGGATGCAGAAATCGCCCGCGAGAAAAAGCAGGCGGCCGCACAGGCGCTGAGCCAGATCCAGGCCTTGATTGCCGAGTTCGGTTTCACCGCCCAGCAGGTTTTTCCCTGGCAGCCCGTCAAGAAGCACGTGCCCGCCAAATACCTGGATCCGAAAACCGGAGCCACCTGGACGGGCCGCGGCAAGCCGCCCGCCTGGATCGCCGGAAAGGACCGCGACCAGTTCCTGATCGAAAAGACAGTGACGCAGCCGGCCCAGCAAGGGCCCTTCCTCGCCGAAATGGCGGCGGCTGCAGCAGCGGCCCGGAACCAGCGGCGCTGA
- a CDS encoding VOC family protein gives MLDHMTFRVTDIARTKAFYSAALEPLGYSVCFEGQYGANMLGFAYPDASEPDGKKADVWFIDGPSPHGGPAATAGCHLAWRAGSRAQVDAFHKAAIAAGGKDNGAPGLRPDYHAHYYGAFVIDPEGNNIEAVCHLPE, from the coding sequence ATGCTTGACCACATGACCTTCCGCGTGACCGATATCGCCCGCACCAAGGCGTTCTACAGCGCCGCCCTGGAGCCCCTGGGCTACAGCGTGTGTTTCGAAGGGCAGTACGGCGCGAACATGCTGGGGTTCGCCTATCCCGATGCGTCCGAGCCCGATGGCAAGAAGGCGGACGTGTGGTTCATCGACGGGCCCTCGCCGCATGGCGGGCCCGCGGCCACGGCCGGTTGCCACCTCGCCTGGAGGGCCGGCAGCCGCGCGCAGGTGGATGCCTTCCACAAGGCGGCGATCGCAGCGGGCGGCAAGGACAACGGGGCTCCAGGACTGCGGCCCGACTACCACGCCCACTACTATGGAGCCTTCGTGATCGACCCGGAGGGCAACAACATCGAGGCGGTCTGCCATCTGCCGGAATAG
- a CDS encoding MarR family winged helix-turn-helix transcriptional regulator: MPSNCNRSTVPSGCTNNRVRQLMRSVGLIYDAHLHAADMRITQYTLLSHVLAASPVRPVDLARLMRMDASTLTRNLKPLMGAGWVRMGQGDDQRSRLVHITEAGRAKRDEAKRSWKAAQSELNARLGPERVAALHVLIDECLSLLDGGDDGTTGLSG; the protein is encoded by the coding sequence ATGCCGAGCAACTGCAACCGTTCCACCGTGCCATCGGGCTGCACCAACAACCGTGTGCGCCAGCTCATGCGCAGCGTGGGCCTGATCTATGACGCCCATCTCCATGCCGCCGACATGCGCATCACCCAATACACGCTGCTGAGCCACGTGCTTGCCGCCAGCCCCGTGCGGCCGGTGGATCTCGCGCGGCTCATGCGCATGGATGCATCGACGCTGACGCGCAACCTCAAGCCGCTGATGGGCGCAGGATGGGTGCGCATGGGCCAGGGGGATGACCAGCGCAGCCGCCTGGTTCACATCACCGAAGCGGGCCGCGCCAAGCGCGACGAAGCCAAGCGAAGCTGGAAGGCCGCGCAAAGCGAACTGAATGCCCGGTTGGGCCCCGAGCGTGTGGCGGCCCTGCACGTTCTGATCGATGAGTGCCTGTCCCTGCTCGATGGCGGAGATGACGGCACGACCGGCCTGTCTGGCTAG
- a CDS encoding response regulator transcription factor → MTRLLIIEDNPELVANLYGFFEPLGYVLDDARDGATGLRMATQHDYDAILLDLMLPRLDGMALCRKLREEYQNPVPVLMLTARDPVDDRVQGLAAGADDYLVKPFSLRELDARIQALVRRAQGRQVQGMLAWEDLQVDTRTPRAWRQGRTIHLTPTTHQLMMCLVRAAPVVVRRQEMEYLLWGEEPPEGGALRTHIHDLRQQVDKNFTHALIETVHGIGWRLKGRLEAAP, encoded by the coding sequence ATGACACGCCTGCTCATCATCGAAGACAACCCCGAGCTGGTGGCCAACCTGTACGGTTTCTTCGAGCCGCTGGGCTATGTTCTGGACGATGCACGCGATGGCGCCACCGGCTTGCGCATGGCCACGCAGCACGATTACGACGCCATCCTGCTGGACCTGATGCTGCCGCGGCTCGATGGCATGGCGCTGTGCCGCAAGCTCCGCGAGGAATACCAGAACCCCGTGCCGGTGCTGATGCTGACCGCGCGCGATCCGGTGGACGACCGCGTGCAGGGCCTGGCGGCGGGGGCGGACGATTACCTGGTCAAGCCGTTTTCGCTCAGGGAACTGGACGCCCGCATCCAGGCGCTGGTGCGCCGCGCCCAGGGCCGGCAGGTGCAGGGCATGCTGGCCTGGGAAGACCTGCAGGTGGACACACGGACGCCGCGTGCGTGGCGGCAAGGCCGGACCATCCACCTGACGCCCACCACCCACCAATTGATGATGTGCCTGGTGCGTGCCGCGCCTGTGGTGGTCCGCAGGCAGGAGATGGAATACCTGCTCTGGGGGGAGGAGCCGCCCGAGGGCGGGGCCTTGCGCACGCACATCCATGACCTGCGCCAGCAGGTTGACAAAAACTTCACGCACGCGCTCATAGAAACGGTGCACGGCATCGGCTGGCGCCTCAAGGGGCGCCTGGAGGCCGCGCCATAG
- a CDS encoding PaaI family thioesterase: MDTHTHTHFQLPEATPSPALQAWLDEERAVQARLDAGPGPGVIRPEQAAGRNGLELMQAMLRGEVPYPPIAQTLDFLLISVGDGSAVFQGRPGTAHLNPMNGVHGGWFATLLDSALGCAVHTRMPPGRSYTTAELSINLVKGLTPRVPRVRAEGRVLHCGRQLATAEARLVGADGTLYAHATTTCLVFDMPASR, from the coding sequence ATGGACACCCATACCCACACCCATTTCCAACTTCCGGAGGCCACGCCATCGCCCGCCCTGCAAGCCTGGCTGGACGAGGAACGGGCCGTCCAGGCCCGCCTTGATGCCGGCCCCGGTCCTGGCGTGATACGGCCGGAACAGGCGGCAGGCCGCAACGGACTGGAACTGATGCAGGCCATGCTGCGCGGCGAAGTCCCCTACCCGCCCATCGCGCAGACGCTGGACTTCCTGCTGATTTCCGTGGGCGACGGCAGCGCCGTATTCCAGGGCCGGCCCGGCACGGCGCACCTGAATCCCATGAACGGCGTGCATGGCGGCTGGTTCGCCACGCTGCTGGATTCAGCGCTGGGCTGCGCAGTCCATACCCGCATGCCGCCGGGCCGCAGCTACACCACGGCCGAACTGAGCATCAACCTGGTCAAGGGCCTCACGCCGCGCGTTCCGCGGGTGCGCGCCGAAGGCCGTGTATTGCATTGCGGCCGCCAGCTGGCCACGGCCGAGGCGCGCCTGGTGGGCGCGGACGGCACGCTCTACGCCCATGCCACCACCACGTGCCTGGTGTTCGACATGCCGGCGTCACGCTGA
- a CDS encoding sensor histidine kinase, giving the protein MRPTFHQMTLRTRITVSFVLLMAAVMAFVVLAEQVDYDELRAYGVSESLHREARRLEPDIARGIVPIMPEGSALHDTRTVPDALRDYAPGYHGADEPGGRHLLVFEFGGQRYYLLRDRAHYLYLERMIDGFAPLVILLCMLGAFWMGRWTSERVTAPIKRLAEAVQRKQQPFPFQDAPNEIGVLARAFARHSDEAEQFLQRERCFAGDASHELRTPLAIIAGAAETIAHQLPAGSHLASSAERIVRTTEEMQHQLACLLLLSRDPQGLARTDVPLRPLIEECMARCAPWLSKKPVALVLDAPVDIHAHTHAGLARSVVWNLLRNACQYTDEGEVRIALHGSTLVVSDTGPGLPPSIDPRHFQRFLPSARQSGEGLGLSIVQRIVEHLGWHMEVASSDRGCRFTLDMRGPA; this is encoded by the coding sequence ATGCGACCCACCTTCCACCAGATGACGCTCAGGACACGCATCACGGTGTCGTTCGTGCTGCTGATGGCGGCCGTCATGGCCTTCGTGGTGCTGGCGGAGCAGGTGGACTACGACGAGTTGCGGGCCTACGGCGTTTCTGAAAGCCTGCACCGCGAGGCGCGGCGGCTGGAACCGGACATCGCCCGGGGCATCGTCCCCATCATGCCCGAGGGCAGCGCACTCCACGACACGCGCACGGTGCCCGATGCCCTGCGCGATTACGCCCCGGGCTACCACGGCGCGGACGAACCGGGCGGCCGTCACCTGCTGGTGTTCGAGTTCGGCGGCCAGCGCTATTACCTGCTCCGGGACCGGGCGCACTACCTCTACCTGGAGCGCATGATCGACGGCTTCGCACCGTTGGTCATCCTGCTGTGCATGCTGGGTGCGTTCTGGATGGGGCGATGGACGTCAGAGCGGGTCACTGCTCCCATCAAGCGCCTGGCCGAAGCCGTGCAGCGCAAGCAGCAGCCCTTTCCCTTCCAGGACGCGCCCAACGAGATCGGCGTGCTGGCGCGGGCCTTCGCCCGGCACAGCGACGAGGCGGAGCAGTTCCTGCAGCGCGAGCGGTGCTTCGCGGGCGATGCCAGCCACGAGCTGCGCACGCCCCTGGCGATCATCGCCGGCGCCGCGGAAACCATCGCGCACCAGTTGCCTGCCGGCAGCCACCTGGCATCCAGTGCCGAGCGCATCGTGCGCACCACGGAGGAAATGCAGCACCAGCTGGCCTGCCTGCTGCTGCTCTCGCGTGATCCTCAGGGCCTGGCCCGGACCGACGTGCCCCTGCGCCCCCTGATCGAGGAGTGCATGGCGCGCTGCGCCCCCTGGCTGTCGAAAAAGCCCGTGGCCCTGGTACTGGACGCGCCGGTGGACATCCATGCGCACACCCATGCCGGACTGGCGCGCAGCGTGGTCTGGAACCTGCTGCGCAATGCCTGCCAATACACCGATGAAGGCGAGGTGCGCATCGCCCTGCATGGCAGTACGCTGGTTGTTTCGGACACGGGGCCCGGTTTGCCGCCCAGCATCGACCCGCGGCATTTCCAGCGTTTTCTGCCCAGTGCCCGCCAGAGCGGCGAAGGGCTCGGCCTGTCCATCGTGCAGCGCATCGTGGAGCACCTGGGCTGGCACATGGAGGTCGCAAGCTCGGACAGGGGCTGCCGCTTCACGCTGGACATGCGCGGCCCGGCCTGA